A stretch of the Aminipila terrae genome encodes the following:
- a CDS encoding ABC transporter substrate-binding protein, with product MSLLAFPACSGSQDKASNENKKFDVNADFNDILKQAKGTTVNFYGWGGDEQRNKWLDTVVAPALKEKYDIKLERVPMDIDQILAKLSGEKQAGSKEGSIDMIWINGENFYSAKENGLLFGPFSDKLPNYQKYIDTNATENQNDFGYPIKGYEAPYGKAEMVLINNSAVTPETPKNTDELMEYVKKYPGKVTYPALPDFTGSAFVRNIIYDKVGYEQFMNMKADKATVKAAIQPALEYLRSLNPYLWNQGKSFPASSTEVTNMFSDGELYMTMSYEPYSISVNIDKGIFPDTSRSFLFDKGMIGNTNYIAIAENSPHKAAAMVAINEILSAEMQASQFSKLKILPVVDYNKLSADEKIFLIR from the coding sequence ATGTCACTTCTTGCATTCCCGGCATGTTCAGGCAGTCAGGATAAAGCTTCCAACGAGAATAAAAAGTTTGATGTCAATGCAGATTTTAACGATATTCTGAAACAGGCAAAGGGTACTACTGTAAATTTTTATGGATGGGGCGGAGATGAACAGCGTAATAAATGGCTGGATACTGTTGTAGCACCTGCTTTGAAAGAAAAGTATGATATTAAATTAGAGCGGGTACCTATGGATATCGACCAGATTCTTGCAAAGCTTTCTGGAGAAAAACAGGCAGGAAGCAAAGAAGGTTCTATTGATATGATTTGGATTAATGGTGAGAATTTTTATTCTGCTAAAGAGAATGGTCTGCTGTTTGGCCCTTTTTCAGATAAATTGCCAAATTACCAGAAATATATTGATACTAATGCTACAGAAAACCAAAATGATTTTGGATATCCGATTAAGGGATACGAGGCTCCTTACGGAAAAGCTGAGATGGTTCTTATAAACAACAGCGCTGTAACACCGGAAACACCTAAAAATACTGATGAACTTATGGAATATGTGAAGAAATATCCGGGAAAGGTGACCTATCCCGCTTTGCCGGATTTCACAGGAAGTGCTTTTGTTAGAAATATAATTTATGATAAGGTGGGGTATGAACAGTTTATGAATATGAAAGCCGACAAGGCTACAGTCAAAGCTGCCATTCAGCCAGCGCTGGAATATCTGAGAAGCCTGAATCCTTATTTGTGGAATCAGGGAAAAAGTTTTCCTGCTTCTTCTACAGAAGTGACCAATATGTTTTCCGATGGTGAACTGTATATGACTATGAGTTATGAACCATATTCTATATCTGTAAATATTGATAAGGGGATTTTCCCTGACACGTCCAGAAGTTTTTTGTTTGACAAGGGGATGATTGGAAACACAAACTATATAGCTATAGCAGAGAATTCTCCTCATAAAGCTGCAGCTATGGTAGCTATCAATGAAATTCTTTCTGCTGAGATGCAGGCAAGCCAGTTCTCTAAACTGAAAATTCTGCCTGTAGTAGATTATAACAAGTTGTCTGCCGATGAAAAAATCTTTTTGATAAGGTAG
- a CDS encoding ABC transporter permease, with the protein MKKYEEDKTLSAFISVIPVRDFFFLGVGNALVQSLGYIPAFGMTDITLKYYYQVLSEPVLLSSVKVSLIISVISSFLAAFFGVLLCAALVINGKVRNKTLQIVKIPILVPHSVVALFIIVLFSQNGLLARILFQVGFIDSQGDFPMLLYNTNSIGIILAYLWKEIPFVAYFVLAVMQSINTTLGEAAENLGASGSRSFFHITLPLCMPAINKAVLIIFAFSFGAYELPFLLGATIPKALPVQAYVEYIHPDLQHRAYAMAMNGVMLLITLILSVIYYLISRKTEQMSGEKHG; encoded by the coding sequence GTGAAAAAGTATGAAGAAGATAAAACCTTATCTGCTTTTATCTCCGTTATTCCTGTTAGGGATTTTTTCTTTCTAGGTGTAGGAAATGCTCTGGTTCAGAGTCTGGGATATATTCCTGCTTTTGGTATGACGGATATTACATTGAAATATTACTATCAAGTATTAAGTGAGCCGGTTTTACTGTCATCTGTCAAAGTCAGCCTGATTATATCTGTGATATCTTCTTTCTTGGCGGCCTTTTTCGGGGTGCTTCTTTGTGCTGCCCTTGTAATCAATGGCAAAGTAAGGAACAAAACCCTTCAGATCGTTAAGATTCCTATACTGGTTCCCCATTCGGTAGTTGCTCTGTTTATTATCGTGTTATTTTCCCAGAACGGACTCCTGGCACGTATTCTTTTCCAAGTGGGATTTATAGATTCTCAGGGAGATTTTCCTATGCTTTTATATAACACAAATAGCATAGGAATCATCCTGGCATATCTTTGGAAGGAAATACCTTTTGTGGCTTATTTTGTTCTGGCTGTCATGCAGAGCATCAATACAACTCTTGGGGAAGCAGCTGAAAATCTGGGAGCATCGGGCAGCAGATCATTTTTTCATATAACATTGCCTTTATGTATGCCTGCTATAAACAAAGCAGTCCTCATTATTTTTGCCTTTTCATTTGGTGCATATGAACTGCCATTTCTTCTGGGTGCAACAATTCCAAAAGCATTGCCTGTTCAGGCATATGTGGAATATATCCATCCGGATCTTCAGCATCGGGCCTATGCGATGGCTATGAACGGAGTGATGCTGCTTATTACATTAATCCTATCTGTTATTTATTATCTGATATCTCGTAAAACAGAACAAATGAGTGGTGAAAAGCATGGATAA
- a CDS encoding cyclase family protein → MDLTHTISENMPVYPGTEGPQLKTANTYEKDGFKETLLTMFSHTGTHMDAPMHLYSHRTALDAFPIEQFVGKGLVIDCSDLSEGQRITMSYIDKVKEKADQAEYLLFYTGWDQYWGTSSYFGEYPYITEEIAEYLIHSNKKGVGLDVIGLDPISDENLTLHRKLFSDTDIVIIENLHHLGELGNEIFTFCALPLKYENADGAPIRAIAILSE, encoded by the coding sequence ATGGATTTAACACATACAATATCGGAAAATATGCCAGTTTATCCTGGGACGGAAGGTCCTCAGTTAAAAACGGCAAATACTTATGAAAAAGATGGCTTTAAAGAAACTTTACTGACCATGTTTTCTCATACGGGAACTCATATGGATGCGCCAATGCATTTATATTCACACAGGACGGCATTGGATGCTTTTCCTATAGAGCAATTTGTAGGCAAAGGGTTAGTAATTGACTGCAGTGATTTGTCAGAGGGACAAAGAATAACTATGAGTTATATTGATAAAGTAAAAGAAAAGGCAGATCAGGCAGAATATCTTTTATTCTACACAGGTTGGGATCAGTATTGGGGTACAAGCAGCTATTTTGGAGAATATCCATATATTACAGAAGAGATAGCGGAATATTTAATCCATAGTAATAAAAAAGGTGTGGGATTAGACGTAATAGGGTTAGATCCCATCTCAGATGAAAATCTGACATTACACCGAAAGCTTTTTTCAGATACGGATATAGTGATTATTGAAAATCTTCACCATCTGGGAGAGTTAGGAAATGAGATTTTTACATTCTGCGCCCTGCCTCTTAAATATGAAAATGCAGATGGAGCACCTATTCGGGCTATTGCTATTTTATCCGAATAA
- a CDS encoding ABC transporter ATP-binding protein, with the protein MAKIQIKNLKKIYPGNVTAVHDFNLEIEDKEFIVLVGPSGCGKSTMLRMIAGLEDISGGELYIGEKKVNHVVSKDRNIAMVFQNYALYPHMTVFKNMAFGLTLRKVPKEDIKQKVLDAAKILGIEQLLDRKPKALSGGQRQRVALGRAMVRNPEVFLLDEPLSNLDAKLRNQMRTEILNLHKRLGTTFVYVTHDQTEAMTMSDRMVVMKDGYIQQVGTPQNLYNKPCNMFVAGFIGTPQMNFFTGRIVKRNDIYAAEFEGHLIRLHNNKFEELALYEGREVMFGIRPEDFSIQKECSHSVKMKIELIEHMGSEMYLHCMLNGNKFIVRTPVLEECKAGSFVPLAFNGNRLHIFDKDTHMAI; encoded by the coding sequence ATGGCGAAAATACAGATTAAAAATTTAAAAAAGATTTATCCTGGCAATGTTACAGCGGTACATGATTTCAATTTGGAAATAGAAGATAAAGAATTTATTGTTCTGGTGGGGCCTTCAGGCTGTGGTAAATCCACTATGCTTCGCATGATTGCAGGACTGGAGGATATAAGTGGGGGTGAATTGTACATTGGTGAGAAAAAAGTAAACCATGTGGTGTCAAAAGACAGAAATATCGCCATGGTATTCCAGAACTATGCTTTATATCCCCATATGACAGTTTTTAAAAACATGGCCTTTGGTCTTACTTTAAGGAAAGTGCCCAAGGAAGATATTAAACAAAAAGTGCTGGATGCAGCTAAAATATTGGGGATTGAACAGCTGCTGGACAGAAAGCCGAAGGCTCTTTCAGGAGGACAGCGTCAGAGGGTGGCACTGGGGAGGGCTATGGTGAGAAATCCTGAAGTATTTCTGCTGGATGAACCTCTTTCAAATCTGGATGCCAAACTGCGAAACCAAATGCGCACAGAAATTCTGAATCTGCATAAAAGGCTGGGGACTACCTTTGTTTATGTGACCCATGATCAGACTGAAGCCATGACTATGAGTGACCGCATGGTGGTAATGAAGGATGGATATATTCAACAGGTTGGAACTCCACAGAATCTTTACAATAAACCATGCAATATGTTTGTGGCAGGATTTATAGGTACACCTCAGATGAATTTTTTTACTGGCAGGATTGTTAAAAGAAATGACATATACGCAGCTGAGTTTGAAGGACATCTAATTAGACTTCACAATAATAAATTTGAAGAACTAGCACTCTATGAGGGAAGAGAGGTTATGTTTGGCATACGCCCTGAAGATTTCTCCATTCAAAAGGAGTGCAGTCATTCTGTGAAAATGAAAATAGAACTAATTGAGCATATGGGGTCAGAGATGTATCTGCACTGTATGTTAAATGGAAATAAGTTTATTGTGAGGACACCGGTTTTAGAAGAGTGCAAAGCTGGCAGTTTTGTTCCTCTGGCATTCAATGGTAACAGACTGCATATCTTTGATAAGGATACTCATATGGCAATTTAA
- a CDS encoding ABC transporter permease: protein MDKKKHRILRIIAFTACTSIIVPLLILPFWSFTSRWPWPELLPKGLTMRGAEEALFQSADILNVLFSSIILSMTVALLAAVIGGMTARALVFYDFKGKSFISFATILPIIIPGTAFAMGIHVVCIYLGLADSFLGVVLVHLIYALPYTINIMMDVTAMLGNGLEIQSQVLGISPLKSFYHVTLPLLMPGIISSVSMAYIISFSQYFITLMIGGGKVRTLSVVMVPFIQGGDRTIASSYALLFVLSTLVIFISLEMIIKKLTNQINGI, encoded by the coding sequence ATGGATAAAAAAAAGCACAGAATACTACGTATAATTGCATTTACAGCATGCACTTCCATAATCGTACCTCTTCTGATTCTTCCCTTTTGGAGTTTTACCAGCCGCTGGCCGTGGCCGGAATTGTTGCCAAAAGGATTAACAATGCGTGGTGCAGAGGAAGCACTTTTCCAATCTGCTGATATATTGAATGTACTTTTTTCAAGTATCATATTGTCTATGACGGTTGCCTTACTGGCAGCTGTGATAGGTGGGATGACAGCCAGAGCCCTTGTTTTTTATGATTTTAAAGGCAAAAGTTTTATATCCTTCGCTACAATTTTACCGATTATTATACCAGGAACAGCTTTTGCTATGGGTATTCATGTGGTATGCATTTATCTGGGACTTGCAGATTCTTTTCTGGGTGTTGTGCTGGTACACCTGATTTATGCATTGCCCTATACCATTAATATAATGATGGATGTCACGGCCATGCTGGGAAATGGTTTGGAGATTCAAAGCCAGGTACTTGGTATATCTCCTTTGAAATCCTTTTACCATGTTACTCTGCCGTTGTTAATGCCAGGAATAATTTCATCTGTCAGTATGGCGTATATCATATCATTCAGTCAATACTTTATAACGCTGATGATTGGAGGGGGTAAAGTCAGGACTCTGTCTGTGGTCATGGTTCCTTTTATTCAGGGTGGTGACCGTACCATTGCCTCCTCATATGCACTTTTATTTGTTTTATCAACCTTAGTGATTTTTATATCACTGGAAATGATTATTAAAAAATTAACAAATCAGATTAATGGAATTTAA
- a CDS encoding GNAT family N-acetyltransferase has product MIIRKVEKNDLDGLVKLENLCFPKEEAATRESFEYRIAAFPESFYVAVEKDEIIGIVNGCVSDNVTISDDLFEPEGGHNPKGKNQMIFGLLVDPAYQKQGIAAKLMNHFMNVARQAGREKMVLTCKEHLIKYYEKFGYINQGVSQSTHGGAVWYDMVADL; this is encoded by the coding sequence ATGATTATCAGAAAAGTTGAAAAAAATGATTTGGATGGGCTTGTAAAATTAGAAAATCTTTGCTTTCCCAAAGAAGAAGCAGCCACGAGAGAGTCCTTTGAATACCGGATTGCTGCATTTCCGGAAAGCTTTTATGTAGCTGTAGAAAAGGACGAAATCATTGGAATTGTCAATGGATGTGTTTCTGACAACGTAACAATCAGTGATGACCTTTTTGAGCCGGAAGGTGGACATAACCCTAAGGGTAAAAATCAGATGATTTTTGGATTGTTGGTAGACCCTGCGTACCAGAAACAGGGAATTGCTGCAAAATTAATGAACCATTTTATGAATGTAGCCAGACAGGCAGGACGTGAGAAGATGGTTTTAACCTGCAAAGAACATTTGATTAAATACTATGAAAAATTTGGATATATAAATCAAGGAGTCTCACAGTCTACACACGGGGGTGCAGTCTGGTATGATATGGTGGCTGACTTATAG
- a CDS encoding flavodoxin family protein: protein MKKVTVFLGSPRKKNTYQIVREFEENLKSYAEIDFEYVFLKDYYLENCKGCITCFNKGEECCLIKDDLSLLIDKMNNSDGVIFATPNYSFQVTALMKTFLDRLGFLFHRPRFFNKAFTAIVVQGIYGGSDIVKYLEFLGRNLGFHVSKGCCLTALEPRTSLEQQRMTNKIKKASARFYRELMRPSPNPSFFRLLMFRLGRTNIKMILDEKFRDYEYYKEKGWFESDYYYEVSLGMIKRLAGRVFDLLGKQMVRRRGS, encoded by the coding sequence ATGAAAAAGGTTACTGTATTTCTCGGAAGCCCTCGAAAGAAGAATACTTATCAGATAGTCAGAGAATTTGAAGAGAATTTAAAATCATATGCAGAAATTGATTTTGAGTATGTTTTTTTAAAAGATTATTACCTTGAAAATTGTAAAGGATGTATAACATGTTTTAATAAAGGAGAAGAATGCTGTTTAATAAAGGATGATCTAAGTTTATTGATTGACAAAATGAACAATTCTGACGGAGTGATTTTTGCTACCCCTAATTATTCATTTCAGGTAACAGCTCTCATGAAAACATTTTTGGATCGCCTGGGTTTCCTTTTTCATCGACCACGTTTTTTCAATAAGGCCTTTACAGCAATTGTTGTCCAGGGAATCTATGGAGGATCGGATATTGTAAAATACCTGGAGTTTTTGGGGAGGAATTTGGGGTTTCATGTGTCAAAGGGATGCTGTTTAACTGCATTAGAGCCCAGAACTTCTCTTGAACAGCAAAGAATGACTAATAAAATTAAAAAGGCATCAGCCAGATTTTACAGGGAACTGATGAGGCCTTCTCCAAACCCTTCCTTTTTCAGACTGCTTATGTTCAGGTTAGGGCGTACAAATATAAAGATGATTTTAGATGAAAAGTTCAGGGACTATGAATATTATAAAGAGAAGGGCTGGTTTGAGTCTGATTATTATTATGAAGTTTCCTTAGGAATGATAAAAAGGCTGGCAGGCCGTGTTTTTGATTTATTAGGAAAACAAATGGTCAGGCGTAGAGGTTCCTGA
- a CDS encoding TetR/AcrR family transcriptional regulator — MEDKKESIFKCGKELFSLKGFKDTNVSDITKMAGVAVGTFYNYYSSKEKLFLEIFLKENENLKKSFESADIDNDPLKAVKQLMSLNYNGINSNPILREWYNKELFSRLEKEFFHEGGIKKIQELMNSNTVTLIRNWKLEGKIRKDLDDDLILAIFNAIPYIDIHKEDIGMQHFPQLVDYLTEFIMKGLTDCSNQEVNK, encoded by the coding sequence ATGGAAGATAAAAAAGAGAGTATTTTTAAATGTGGAAAAGAGCTATTCAGTTTAAAGGGATTTAAAGATACAAATGTTTCAGATATTACCAAAATGGCAGGTGTAGCGGTAGGCACATTTTATAATTACTATTCGTCCAAAGAAAAGCTGTTTTTAGAAATTTTTTTGAAAGAAAATGAGAATCTTAAGAAAAGCTTTGAGTCTGCTGACATAGATAATGATCCCTTAAAAGCGGTCAAACAGTTAATGTCCTTAAATTATAACGGCATAAACTCTAATCCTATATTAAGAGAATGGTATAACAAGGAACTCTTTAGCAGATTAGAGAAGGAATTTTTTCATGAAGGTGGCATTAAGAAAATTCAAGAGCTAATGAATAGCAACACGGTAACATTAATCAGAAATTGGAAGCTTGAGGGCAAAATCAGAAAGGATTTGGACGATGATTTAATACTTGCTATTTTTAATGCAATACCATATATAGATATTCATAAGGAAGATATTGGAATGCAACATTTTCCTCAGCTCGTAGATTACTTGACAGAATTCATTATGAAAGGATTAACTGATTGCTCAAATCAGGAGGTCAATAAATGA
- a CDS encoding MarR family winged helix-turn-helix transcriptional regulator: MKDYKNKMTNTENVVLRNAKYHELDEKANIIYKFVTTYNDYIKTAHDYGTGEIINMVEVHTLTVIEENPGITVTDVALHWNRTKGAVSQIVAKLEKRGLIFRKKEDGNAKNVHLYVTDKGEFLSKAHKAYDIKELTWADKMLRQGFTTEEIVIFYKIMDRYTELLDLPRPE; the protein is encoded by the coding sequence ATGAAAGATTATAAAAACAAAATGACTAACACTGAAAATGTAGTTTTAAGAAATGCTAAATATCATGAATTAGATGAAAAAGCAAATATTATCTATAAATTTGTTACCACTTATAATGATTACATTAAAACAGCTCATGATTATGGCACAGGAGAAATCATTAACATGGTTGAGGTACACACTCTGACTGTTATTGAGGAAAATCCCGGCATCACTGTTACGGATGTGGCATTACATTGGAATCGTACCAAAGGAGCTGTATCACAAATCGTTGCAAAATTGGAAAAGCGAGGTTTGATTTTCAGAAAAAAAGAAGATGGCAATGCAAAAAATGTTCATTTATACGTTACTGACAAAGGAGAATTTCTAAGTAAAGCACATAAAGCGTATGATATAAAAGAACTTACCTGGGCTGATAAAATGTTGCGTCAAGGCTTTACAACGGAAGAGATAGTCATATTCTATAAGATTATGGACCGATATACTGAATTATTGGATTTGCCTCGTCCTGAATAA
- a CDS encoding biotin synthase BioB: MKINTQLDKILEKAWSDIPLNREDCKYLLTIDERSFESGLLRAAAASIVRNKNDNSAIILGQIGVDVTPCPGGCNFCTFGEDHTDFKESHLSDYELEEKIRDFCKYDDLYGLYLMTMHTYDLDRFLQTINKAKAHAPKTTQIWANVGDSSLDAFREMKKAGVTGVYHVCRIGEGVETKLNPDDRIQTMKNALDAGLELYTCCEPIGPEHTVDELVDNIFIGIELGITQHAAMRRVAVPGSPLAKYGQISELRLAHIVAVISLCSLTVPTMAYMGVHEPNELSYAAGANIITAESGANPRDNQADTSKNRGMDMALCRKMLFECGFSNIRKGDESKIPLDLDYLIKTDSLV, translated from the coding sequence ATGAAAATTAATACACAATTGGACAAGATACTGGAAAAGGCGTGGAGTGATATTCCCCTTAACCGGGAAGATTGCAAATATCTGCTGACCATTGATGAACGAAGCTTTGAATCGGGTCTGCTGAGAGCCGCTGCGGCCAGTATAGTCAGAAATAAAAATGATAATTCTGCTATTATTTTAGGTCAGATTGGAGTTGATGTAACGCCCTGTCCCGGAGGCTGCAATTTTTGTACTTTCGGTGAGGACCATACAGATTTTAAGGAAAGCCATCTCAGTGACTATGAACTGGAAGAAAAAATCCGGGATTTCTGCAAGTATGACGATTTATATGGGCTGTATTTGATGACAATGCATACCTATGATCTGGACCGGTTTTTACAGACCATAAATAAAGCCAAAGCTCATGCTCCAAAGACTACTCAGATTTGGGCCAATGTGGGTGACAGTAGCCTCGATGCTTTCAGGGAAATGAAGAAAGCCGGCGTTACAGGAGTATATCATGTCTGCAGGATAGGTGAAGGGGTTGAAACCAAGCTTAATCCGGATGACCGAATTCAGACAATGAAAAATGCTCTTGATGCAGGACTTGAATTGTATACTTGCTGTGAACCTATTGGGCCGGAGCATACGGTTGATGAGTTAGTGGACAATATCTTTATTGGTATTGAACTAGGTATAACTCAGCATGCAGCTATGCGAAGAGTGGCCGTCCCAGGTTCACCTCTGGCAAAATACGGGCAAATCAGTGAACTGAGGCTTGCACATATAGTAGCGGTTATATCCCTTTGTTCTTTAACTGTGCCAACTATGGCCTATATGGGAGTACATGAACCAAATGAGCTTAGCTATGCTGCGGGAGCCAATATCATTACAGCAGAGAGTGGGGCAAATCCAAGGGACAATCAGGCAGATACATCAAAAAACAGAGGAATGGACATGGCCCTCTGCAGAAAGATGTTGTTTGAATGTGGTTTTAGCAATATCAGAAAAGGTGATGAGAGCAAGATTCCATTAGATTTAGATTATCTTATTAAAACAGATTCTTTGGTATAA
- a CDS encoding nucleoside hydrolase — translation MDLQVESIKFEYTDLTEGSRGEQAYMNIIFDCDNTFGVKGCDVDDGLALLYLLGSDKANLLGITNTYGNSDIETVYTATHKMLEDIGRTDIPHYKGCPRPGEKQSEAVDFLVDMVNQYAENVSIIATGSLTNLYGACQKDEDFLNKINSISLMGGLTDHLYINDTILDELNFSCDPAAAFQVLTKSRKVGIATGNNCLGAFFSYKDHVNRFQVSPEPIARYLYEKTAYWYEHNMTSYGLDGFYNWDVTAAAYLLDPELFESNKMAITPDLESLKSGFLNGRGKEILIDLPNIRDQKQFQEKVYSNYMKVKIKV, via the coding sequence ATGGATCTGCAAGTGGAATCAATTAAATTTGAATATACTGATTTGACAGAAGGAAGCAGAGGAGAACAGGCCTATATGAATATTATTTTTGATTGTGATAATACCTTTGGTGTAAAAGGGTGTGATGTTGATGACGGATTGGCACTGTTATACCTTCTTGGCAGTGACAAAGCCAATTTGCTGGGAATTACCAATACATACGGAAACAGTGATATAGAAACAGTATATACAGCTACCCATAAAATGCTTGAAGATATTGGCAGAACGGATATTCCTCATTATAAAGGATGTCCCAGACCGGGCGAAAAACAGAGTGAAGCAGTTGATTTTCTGGTTGATATGGTTAATCAATATGCCGAAAATGTTTCTATCATTGCCACAGGTTCACTGACAAATCTTTATGGAGCCTGTCAGAAGGACGAAGATTTCCTTAATAAAATCAACAGCATAAGTCTTATGGGTGGTCTGACGGACCACTTATATATAAACGACACCATACTGGATGAACTGAATTTTTCCTGTGATCCAGCTGCAGCTTTTCAAGTTCTGACAAAATCCAGAAAGGTAGGAATAGCCACAGGAAATAATTGTCTGGGTGCTTTTTTTTCATATAAAGATCATGTAAACCGCTTTCAGGTTTCACCTGAACCAATTGCACGCTATCTTTATGAAAAAACTGCTTATTGGTATGAACATAACATGACAAGTTATGGATTGGATGGTTTTTACAACTGGGATGTTACAGCTGCGGCTTATTTACTTGACCCAGAACTTTTTGAAAGCAATAAAATGGCAATTACACCTGATCTTGAGTCCTTGAAAAGTGGCTTCTTAAACGGAAGAGGAAAAGAAATCCTGATAGATTTGCCTAACATCCGGGACCAGAAACAATTTCAGGAGAAAGTATATAGTAACTATATGAAAGTAAAAATAAAGGTTTGA
- a CDS encoding GNAT family N-acetyltransferase, whose product MLGELHKSQALQYLEQELLLNMGMIEPIHRDTADILYAQKDGVLLFEKKSGAYMISVDCPDLAQKLIKSITDAKLFAVHQSFCLPIIQSKFVFKNQFKCSQAVYLNKTLIPSDGKIKIYKLNHTHIPVILDNYHAMDDPDYITRLIESEQIYGTFVMGNLAGFIGMHPEGSIGMLEVLPDFRRQGIGYALESYMVNLMMKKGWIPFCQVFENNTNSIALQKKLGFELSNQYLYWLF is encoded by the coding sequence ATGTTAGGTGAATTACATAAATCACAGGCACTGCAATATTTAGAGCAGGAATTATTACTGAATATGGGAATGATTGAACCGATTCACCGTGATACGGCAGATATTCTCTATGCACAAAAAGATGGTGTGTTATTATTTGAGAAAAAGAGTGGCGCCTATATGATATCGGTTGATTGTCCGGACCTTGCACAAAAACTTATTAAGAGCATTACTGATGCAAAGCTTTTTGCTGTTCACCAATCATTTTGTCTGCCGATTATTCAAAGCAAATTTGTTTTTAAGAACCAATTCAAATGTTCCCAGGCGGTCTATCTGAATAAAACATTGATACCTTCAGACGGGAAAATAAAGATATATAAATTGAATCATACTCATATTCCCGTGATTTTGGACAACTATCATGCAATGGATGACCCGGACTATATAACCAGACTTATTGAAAGCGAACAGATATATGGAACATTTGTAATGGGTAATCTGGCCGGATTTATAGGAATGCACCCAGAGGGAAGTATAGGAATGTTAGAAGTCCTGCCTGATTTCAGAAGGCAGGGGATAGGCTATGCTCTGGAAAGTTATATGGTAAATCTTATGATGAAAAAAGGATGGATACCATTCTGTCAGGTATTTGAAAATAATACTAATTCCATTGCGTTACAAAAGAAATTGGGATTCGAGCTATCAAATCAATATTTATATTGGCTGTTTTAA